One genomic region from Amycolatopsis sp. FBCC-B4732 encodes:
- a CDS encoding RNA polymerase sigma factor, with the protein MSADADLATRAAAGDEAAFGALVREHTPRMYRVALRITGSAAEAEDVVQESWLAAWRALGTFRHESAVSTWLYRVVTNSALALLRRRKPTISLDEPAGQSTVDLELLAVPGPEGRVVRAEEVDAVLRAIGRLEVSQRVPLVLRELEGLSYEEVAEVLDVNVGALRSRLHRARVALLAELRER; encoded by the coding sequence GTGAGCGCCGACGCCGACCTGGCCACCCGGGCCGCGGCCGGGGACGAAGCCGCGTTCGGCGCGCTCGTGCGCGAGCACACGCCCCGGATGTACCGGGTCGCGCTGCGGATCACCGGCAGCGCCGCCGAGGCCGAGGACGTCGTGCAGGAGTCGTGGCTCGCCGCGTGGCGCGCGCTCGGCACGTTCCGGCACGAGTCCGCGGTGTCGACCTGGCTCTACCGCGTCGTCACCAACAGCGCGCTCGCCCTGCTGCGCCGCCGCAAGCCCACGATCTCGCTCGACGAACCGGCCGGACAGTCCACTGTGGACCTGGAACTGCTCGCGGTCCCCGGCCCCGAAGGCCGCGTCGTGCGCGCCGAGGAGGTCGACGCGGTGCTGCGGGCGATCGGCAGGCTCGAGGTGTCCCAGCGGGTGCCGCTCGTGCTGCGCGAGCTGGAAGGCCTGAGCTACGAAGAGGTCGCCGAAGTGCTCGACGTGAACGTCGGCGCCTTGCGTTCCCGGCTGCACCGGGCCAGGGTGGCGCTGCTCGCCGAGTTGAGGGAGCGGTGA
- a CDS encoding Asp23/Gls24 family envelope stress response protein, producing MAEQTDPERDPRWDAVRAAARRRVPTPPGLVERVLRAVARGGRTAVAVPGDDGGLRITEQTVVRLAGTIAAGRAPAGVRVSAVAVEDAVVQVLVSVRFGVVADEAAEALRREITAELSRQLGVAIAVNVHVVDVHPD from the coding sequence ATGGCCGAGCAGACCGACCCCGAGCGCGACCCGCGCTGGGACGCCGTGCGCGCCGCCGCCCGGCGCCGCGTGCCGACCCCGCCCGGCCTGGTCGAGCGCGTGCTGCGGGCGGTCGCGCGCGGCGGGCGGACGGCCGTCGCGGTGCCCGGCGACGACGGTGGCCTGCGGATCACCGAACAGACCGTCGTCCGCCTGGCGGGGACCATCGCGGCCGGCCGGGCGCCCGCCGGGGTGCGCGTCTCCGCCGTGGCCGTCGAGGACGCCGTCGTGCAGGTGCTGGTGTCGGTCCGCTTCGGCGTCGTCGCCGACGAAGCCGCCGAAGCGCTGCGACGGGAGATCACCGCCGAGCTGTCCCGGCAGCTGGGCGTCGCGATCGCGGTGAACGTGCACGTCGTGGACGTCCACCCGGACTGA
- a CDS encoding Asp23/Gls24 family envelope stress response protein, with the protein MHPERTESPGTVTPLNEEGAAGRTTISSLVVQKVAGLAAREVAGVHALGGGGVSRAIGALRERIPGSGTVTTTGVSVEVGEKQTAIDLDVVVEYGARITDVARAVRRNVITAVEQITGLEVIEVNIAVNDIHLPGDEEPESTRVE; encoded by the coding sequence ATGCACCCGGAACGGACCGAGAGCCCCGGCACGGTCACGCCGCTCAACGAGGAGGGTGCGGCCGGCCGCACCACGATCTCGTCGCTGGTCGTGCAGAAGGTGGCCGGGCTGGCCGCCCGCGAGGTCGCCGGCGTGCACGCGCTCGGCGGCGGCGGGGTGTCCCGCGCGATCGGCGCGCTGCGCGAGCGGATCCCCGGCTCCGGCACGGTGACCACGACCGGCGTGTCGGTCGAGGTCGGCGAGAAGCAGACCGCGATCGACCTCGACGTCGTCGTCGAGTACGGCGCCCGCATCACCGACGTCGCCCGCGCGGTGCGGCGCAACGTGATCACCGCGGTCGAGCAGATCACCGGGCTCGAGGTGATCGAGGTGAACATCGCCGTCAACGACATCCACCTGCCGGGCGACGAAGAGCCCGAGTCCACGCGGGTGGAGTGA
- a CDS encoding Asp23/Gls24 family envelope stress response protein, producing MNRALDVPRELAEPAERGTLTIGHAVVRKVAQHAADQVPGTAHDGKKGAKAKVGGLDNDVDLALELALRYPGAVRAVVGDVREKVTEEVELITGYHVRTLAVTVSALLPAPAPRVR from the coding sequence GTGAACCGCGCCCTCGACGTGCCGCGCGAGCTCGCCGAACCGGCCGAGCGCGGCACCCTCACCATCGGCCACGCCGTGGTCCGCAAGGTCGCGCAGCACGCCGCCGACCAGGTGCCGGGCACCGCGCACGACGGCAAGAAGGGCGCGAAGGCCAAGGTCGGCGGCCTCGACAACGACGTCGACCTCGCGCTGGAGCTCGCCCTGCGCTACCCGGGCGCGGTCCGGGCGGTCGTCGGCGACGTGCGGGAGAAGGTCACCGAAGAGGTCGAGCTGATCACCGGCTACCACGTGCGGACGCTCGCCGTGACGGTGTCCGCGCTGCTGCCGGCCCCCGCGCCGCGGGTGCGGTAG
- a CDS encoding DUF6286 domain-containing protein: MRPFVRILAPLLGLAFAAAGAVLALEVGWHWWRPEAAPLLVPWPRWQAELGALGWDAYAVRVGAGVLAAAGLVLVFCALAAGSRAVRLTDPAEEVSVSTSPRSLARLVGLTVRAQDNVAGASVTASARRVRVRAKSTLETEGELRPRLLATVSALLDEVPLARRPKVTVVVDSPKDHR, from the coding sequence GTGCGCCCGTTCGTCCGCATCCTCGCCCCCCTCCTCGGCCTGGCCTTCGCCGCCGCCGGGGCGGTGCTGGCGCTCGAAGTCGGCTGGCACTGGTGGCGCCCGGAAGCGGCGCCGCTGCTCGTGCCGTGGCCGCGCTGGCAAGCCGAACTCGGCGCGCTGGGCTGGGACGCCTACGCGGTCCGCGTCGGCGCCGGGGTGCTCGCCGCCGCGGGCCTGGTGCTCGTCTTCTGCGCGCTGGCCGCCGGCAGCCGTGCGGTGCGGCTCACCGACCCGGCCGAGGAAGTGAGCGTCTCGACGTCGCCGCGGTCGCTGGCCCGGCTGGTCGGGCTGACCGTGCGCGCGCAGGACAACGTCGCCGGCGCGTCCGTCACCGCGAGCGCCCGGCGGGTCCGCGTCCGGGCGAAGAGCACTCTGGAAACCGAGGGCGAGCTGCGGCCGCGGCTGCTGGCAACCGTGTCCGCCCTGCTCGACGAGGTCCCGCTGGCGCGGCGGCCGAAGGTGACCGTCGTCGTCGATTCGCCGAAGGACCACCGATGA
- a CDS encoding alkaline shock response membrane anchor protein AmaP, producing MTKSVAAKALSRSYAGERVLTFLVGLLALLGGALALVVGFGVLGEYRGRRPLLDPMAVEWLGSHATPARIAAIVLGVLLFVLGLRWALRSLRPEPRPDLDLDRTDGAELVVTAAAIAEAVQADAEQLDGVSRARVRAVGSRTAPALRITLWLHEGTDLKGVWAGLDTQVLARARESLGLDVLPTAVRLELDTTAPKRVR from the coding sequence ATGACCAAGTCCGTTGCCGCGAAGGCGCTTTCCCGGTCGTATGCGGGCGAACGCGTGCTGACGTTCCTCGTGGGGCTGCTCGCCCTGCTCGGCGGGGCGCTCGCGCTCGTCGTGGGGTTCGGCGTGCTCGGCGAGTACCGGGGCCGGCGGCCGCTGCTGGACCCGATGGCCGTCGAGTGGCTCGGGAGCCACGCGACCCCCGCGCGGATCGCCGCGATCGTGCTCGGCGTGCTGCTGTTCGTGCTCGGGCTGCGCTGGGCGCTGCGCTCGCTGCGCCCGGAACCGCGGCCGGACCTGGACCTCGACCGCACCGACGGCGCCGAGCTGGTGGTCACCGCGGCCGCGATCGCCGAGGCCGTGCAAGCCGACGCCGAACAGCTGGACGGCGTGAGCCGCGCCCGGGTCCGCGCGGTCGGCTCGCGCACCGCCCCCGCGTTGCGGATCACCCTGTGGCTGCACGAAGGCACCGATCTCAAGGGCGTCTGGGCCGGGTTGGACACGCAGGTGCTGGCCAGGGCCCGCGAATCGCTCGGCCTCGACGTCCTGCCCACCGCCGTCCGCCTGGAACTCGACACGACCGCGCCGAAACGCGTGCGCTGA
- a CDS encoding ATP-dependent DNA ligase, translating to MPLPLQPPLKPMLAKPAKAIPDSGGLLFEPKWDGFRCLVFRDGDELYLQSRAEKPLNRYFPEAVARLLEVLPPRVVLDGELVVARDGRLNFDALTERIHPAESRITLLAAEQPAEFVAFDVLALGDDLLLDEPTSVRRDRLVELAGEKFPLTPATTDPATARHWFELFEGAGLDGVIGKPLDEPYTPGKRVLLKYKHVRTADCVLAGLRWHVDGGPGELVGSFLLGLHDEEGVLHHVGTVGSFPMPRRRELAEELAPLVTDGEDHPWGGLAKGEGQRIPGGITRWRATEHEWVPLRPERVVEVAYENTEGGMPSRFRHNARFKRWRPDREAASCDYSQLEEPARYDLDAVFRGQVVRTR from the coding sequence ATGCCCCTACCGCTGCAGCCGCCGCTGAAGCCGATGCTCGCCAAGCCCGCGAAGGCCATCCCGGACTCCGGCGGCCTGCTGTTCGAGCCGAAGTGGGACGGGTTCCGCTGCCTCGTCTTCCGCGACGGCGACGAGCTGTACCTGCAGTCCCGCGCGGAAAAACCGCTCAACCGGTACTTCCCCGAAGCGGTGGCCCGGCTGCTGGAGGTGCTGCCGCCGCGGGTGGTGCTGGACGGCGAGCTCGTCGTCGCGCGGGACGGGCGGCTCAACTTCGACGCCCTCACCGAGCGGATCCACCCGGCCGAAAGCCGCATCACGCTCCTGGCGGCCGAGCAGCCCGCCGAGTTCGTCGCGTTCGACGTCCTCGCCCTCGGCGACGACCTCCTGCTCGACGAGCCGACGTCGGTGCGCCGCGACCGGCTCGTGGAGCTGGCGGGCGAGAAGTTCCCGCTCACCCCGGCGACCACCGACCCGGCCACCGCGCGGCACTGGTTCGAGCTCTTCGAGGGCGCCGGCCTCGACGGCGTCATCGGCAAGCCCCTGGACGAGCCGTACACGCCCGGCAAGCGCGTGCTGCTCAAGTACAAGCACGTGCGCACCGCGGACTGCGTGCTGGCCGGGCTGCGCTGGCACGTCGACGGCGGCCCCGGCGAACTGGTCGGCTCCTTCCTGCTCGGCCTGCACGACGAGGAGGGCGTGCTGCACCACGTCGGCACGGTCGGGTCGTTCCCGATGCCGCGGCGCCGTGAACTGGCCGAGGAGCTGGCGCCGTTGGTCACCGACGGCGAAGACCACCCGTGGGGCGGGCTCGCGAAGGGCGAGGGGCAGCGCATCCCGGGCGGGATCACGCGCTGGCGCGCCACCGAGCACGAGTGGGTGCCGCTGCGGCCCGAGCGCGTCGTCGAAGTCGCCTACGAGAACACCGAAGGCGGGATGCCCTCGCGGTTCCGGCACAACGCGCGGTTCAAGCGCTGGCGCCCGGACCGCGAAGCCGCGTCGTGCGACTACAGCCAGCTCGAGGAGCCGGCCCGGTACGACCTCGACGCCGTGTTCCGCGGCCAGGTCGTGCGGACCCGCTAA
- a CDS encoding alpha/beta hydrolase, with protein sequence MRRRRSRVLVALLALAAAAGCAAGPSVRPALVENDGKTTGSTPAGTPSVPLPPLAEPQSPTVKWADCDDDTRQRIGTPAVPDTLHFTCARVTAPLDAPGEPRRSLVRLLALKVGSGPVPLVVVNDIDGEPGTVYAARLAATLPPAFLEKFSLVGVDRRGTGMSGAAQCVPPDIRHDLIDADPAQGGLQDVLDAARKAGQQCAIELDDSQTALDSWRAAGDLDEVRKQLGMERLNALGRGDGSKVLADYAVRFPGQVGRVVLDGVPDPGADTAAVLDAVAAGAQSTLDAFGTDCATRGCALGDPKAALAAVTDQLRANPPLTPDGVAFGPGVAMFAVYSGLSQRARWPELADALVAARGGNTGPLAAFAAPVLHDSRAQPSRIDATIATRCNDSQTRLSADQLDQVVAGMRAKYPQFGAVVAQQLAWCGPWPVRTEPLPAPGAPGAPPILVAATAADPSTPGVGSTRAADQMPSAVTITWQGAGHGAVGASPCVTDAARAFLVDGKIPANGTLCPA encoded by the coding sequence GTGCGCCGCCGCCGTTCCCGTGTCCTGGTCGCGCTGCTCGCCCTGGCCGCCGCCGCGGGGTGCGCCGCCGGGCCGTCGGTGCGCCCGGCGCTGGTCGAGAACGACGGGAAGACCACCGGCAGCACGCCGGCGGGGACGCCGTCGGTGCCGCTGCCGCCGCTGGCCGAACCGCAGTCGCCGACGGTGAAGTGGGCCGACTGCGACGACGACACCCGGCAGCGGATCGGCACCCCCGCGGTGCCGGACACCCTGCACTTCACGTGCGCGCGCGTCACCGCCCCGCTGGACGCCCCGGGCGAGCCCCGCCGGTCGCTGGTGCGGCTGCTGGCGCTGAAGGTGGGCAGCGGGCCGGTGCCGCTGGTCGTCGTCAACGACATCGACGGCGAACCGGGCACGGTCTACGCGGCGCGGCTGGCCGCGACGCTGCCGCCGGCGTTCCTGGAGAAGTTCTCGCTGGTCGGGGTGGATCGCCGCGGCACCGGGATGTCCGGCGCGGCCCAGTGCGTGCCGCCGGACATCCGCCACGACCTGATCGACGCCGACCCGGCCCAGGGCGGCCTGCAGGACGTGCTCGACGCGGCCCGCAAGGCGGGCCAGCAGTGCGCGATCGAGCTGGACGACTCCCAGACGGCGCTGGACAGCTGGCGCGCGGCGGGCGACCTCGACGAGGTGCGCAAGCAGCTGGGCATGGAGCGCCTGAACGCCCTCGGCCGCGGCGACGGCTCGAAGGTGCTGGCCGACTACGCGGTCCGCTTCCCCGGCCAGGTCGGCCGCGTGGTCCTCGACGGCGTCCCCGACCCGGGCGCGGACACCGCGGCCGTGCTCGACGCGGTCGCCGCCGGCGCCCAGTCCACATTGGACGCGTTCGGCACGGACTGCGCGACCCGCGGCTGCGCGCTGGGCGACCCGAAGGCGGCGCTGGCCGCGGTGACCGACCAGCTGCGCGCGAACCCCCCGCTGACCCCGGACGGCGTCGCGTTCGGCCCGGGCGTCGCGATGTTCGCGGTCTACTCGGGACTTTCGCAGCGCGCGCGCTGGCCGGAACTGGCGGACGCGCTGGTGGCGGCACGCGGCGGCAACACCGGCCCGCTGGCCGCGTTCGCGGCGCCGGTGCTGCACGACTCGCGCGCGCAGCCGTCGCGGATCGACGCGACGATCGCGACCCGCTGCAACGACAGCCAGACGCGGTTGTCGGCGGACCAGCTCGACCAGGTGGTGGCGGGGATGCGCGCGAAGTACCCGCAGTTCGGCGCGGTGGTCGCGCAGCAGCTGGCGTGGTGCGGTCCGTGGCCGGTGCGCACGGAGCCGTTGCCGGCCCCGGGAGCCCCGGGAGCCCCACCGATCCTGGTCGCGGCGACGGCGGCCGACCCGTCGACCCCGGGAGTGGGCAGCACGCGGGCGGCCGATCAGATGCCGTCGGCGGTGACGATCACCTGGCAGGGAGCGGGGCACGGCGCGGTGGGCGCTTCGCCGTGCGTGACCGACGCGGCGCGGGCCTTCCTGGTGGACGGGAAGATCCCGGCGAACGGAACCCTCTGCCCGGCCTGA
- a CDS encoding RNA polymerase sigma factor has protein sequence MDEVLLRSLTPAVLAVLVRRGAPFAAAEDAVQEALIEAVRGWADGPPRDPKGWLVTVAWRKFLDETRSETARRRREDVVEAEVTPGDVPAEDDTLQLYFLCAHPSLSPSSAVALTLRAVGGLTTRQIAQAYLVPEATMGQRISRAKKTVSGVRFDEPGDVATVLRVLYLVFNEGYSGDVDLAAEAIRLTRRLAAAIDHPEVAGLLALMLLHHARRASRLGPDGDLVPLAAQDRSLWDTGLIAEGVAILQAALARDRLGEFQAQAAIAALHADAPTAGETDWVQIVEWYDELAKLTGSPVVRLNRAVAVGEADGPRAGLAALAELDENLPRYTAVAAYLHEREGDLAKAAELYVEAARKAANVAEVEHLTREAARLNAGLRDS, from the coding sequence GTGGACGAGGTCCTGCTCCGCAGCCTGACCCCGGCCGTCCTGGCGGTCCTCGTCCGCCGCGGGGCTCCCTTCGCGGCGGCCGAGGACGCCGTCCAGGAAGCCCTGATCGAGGCCGTCCGCGGCTGGGCGGACGGCCCGCCGCGCGACCCCAAGGGCTGGCTGGTCACGGTGGCCTGGCGCAAGTTCCTCGACGAGACCCGGTCGGAGACCGCCCGCCGTCGCCGCGAGGACGTCGTCGAAGCCGAGGTGACGCCCGGGGACGTGCCGGCCGAGGACGACACGCTCCAGCTGTACTTCCTGTGCGCGCACCCGTCGCTGTCGCCGTCGTCCGCGGTCGCGCTGACGCTGCGCGCGGTGGGCGGGCTGACGACGCGCCAGATCGCGCAGGCGTACCTGGTGCCCGAGGCGACGATGGGGCAGCGCATCAGCCGCGCCAAGAAGACGGTCTCGGGAGTGCGGTTCGACGAGCCCGGCGACGTCGCGACGGTGCTGCGCGTGCTGTACCTGGTGTTCAACGAGGGCTACTCGGGCGACGTCGACCTGGCGGCGGAGGCGATCCGCCTCACCCGGCGGCTGGCGGCGGCGATCGACCACCCGGAGGTGGCGGGGCTGCTCGCGTTGATGCTGCTGCACCACGCCCGGCGGGCCAGCCGCCTCGGGCCCGACGGTGACCTGGTGCCGCTGGCGGCGCAGGACCGGTCGTTGTGGGACACCGGGCTGATCGCCGAGGGGGTGGCGATCCTGCAGGCCGCGCTGGCGCGGGATCGGCTCGGGGAGTTCCAGGCCCAGGCGGCGATCGCGGCGCTGCACGCCGACGCGCCGACCGCGGGGGAGACCGACTGGGTGCAGATCGTCGAGTGGTACGACGAGCTGGCGAAGCTGACCGGGAGCCCGGTGGTGCGCCTCAACCGCGCGGTGGCGGTGGGGGAGGCGGACGGCCCGCGCGCCGGGCTGGCGGCGCTGGCCGAGCTGGACGAGAACCTGCCGCGGTACACGGCGGTGGCGGCGTACCTCCACGAGCGCGAGGGCGACCTGGCGAAGGCGGCGGAGCTCTACGTGGAGGCGGCCCGGAAAGCGGCGAACGTGGCGGAGGTCGAGCACTTGACCCGCGAGGCGGCGCGGCTCAACGCCGGTCTCCGCGACTCCTGA
- a CDS encoding YciI family protein — protein MAKYLLLKHYRGAPAAVNDVPMDRWTPEEITAHIRYMDEFAVKLRETGEFVSEQGLAPEGTFVRFDGEGRPPVTDGPFAETKDLIAGWMIIDVDSHERALELAGELSAAPGAGGKPIHEWLELRPCLAPLPTITE, from the coding sequence ATGGCCAAGTACCTGCTGCTCAAGCACTACCGCGGCGCCCCGGCGGCGGTCAACGACGTGCCGATGGACCGCTGGACGCCCGAAGAGATCACCGCGCACATCCGGTACATGGACGAGTTCGCGGTCAAGCTCCGGGAGACCGGCGAGTTCGTCAGCGAGCAGGGCCTCGCCCCCGAGGGGACGTTCGTCCGCTTCGACGGCGAAGGGCGCCCGCCGGTCACCGACGGCCCGTTCGCCGAGACCAAGGACCTGATCGCCGGCTGGATGATCATCGACGTCGACAGCCACGAGCGCGCGCTCGAGCTGGCCGGCGAGCTGTCCGCGGCGCCGGGCGCGGGCGGGAAGCCGATCCACGAGTGGCTCGAGCTGCGCCCGTGCCTGGCCCCGCTGCCCACGATCACGGAGTGA
- a CDS encoding DUF2630 family protein encodes MADSEILGRIDELIAEEHELRSRSVGVGLSGGDKDRLTAVEQQLDQCWDLLRQRRAKTEFHENPDDAAARPVSEVESYRQ; translated from the coding sequence ATGGCCGACAGCGAAATCCTGGGCCGGATCGACGAGCTGATCGCGGAGGAGCACGAGCTCCGGTCGCGCTCGGTCGGCGTGGGGCTGAGCGGCGGCGACAAGGATCGCCTCACCGCGGTCGAGCAGCAGCTCGACCAGTGCTGGGACCTGCTCCGGCAGCGCCGCGCGAAAACCGAGTTCCACGAGAACCCGGACGACGCCGCGGCCCGCCCGGTCTCCGAGGTCGAGTCGTACCGCCAGTAA
- a CDS encoding co-chaperone YbbN — MSTVELTAENFDQTVNDNEFVLIDFWASWCGPCRQFAPVYEKASEKHDDLVFASVDTEAQQQLAAAFDVRSIPTLAIIRDKTLIYAQPGALPEPALEELIKQAREVDMDEVKRKAAEAEAEQA; from the coding sequence ATGAGCACCGTTGAGCTGACTGCCGAGAACTTCGACCAGACGGTAAACGACAACGAGTTCGTCCTGATCGACTTCTGGGCGAGCTGGTGCGGCCCGTGTCGTCAGTTCGCGCCGGTCTACGAAAAGGCCTCCGAGAAGCACGACGACCTCGTGTTCGCGAGCGTCGACACCGAAGCGCAGCAGCAGCTCGCCGCCGCCTTCGACGTCCGCTCCATCCCGACGCTGGCCATCATCCGCGACAAGACGCTGATCTACGCCCAGCCCGGCGCGCTGCCCGAGCCGGCCCTCGAAGAGCTCATCAAGCAGGCTCGCGAGGTCGACATGGACGAGGTCAAGCGCAAGGCCGCCGAAGCCGAGGCCGAACAGGCCTGA
- a CDS encoding proline dehydrogenase family protein produces the protein MLRAPLLAAARSKGIRRLVEAVPATRSVVRRFVAGSETAHAVRVAGELAADGRRITLDHLGEDTTDAAQAASTVAAYEAVLSALASEGLADGADVSVKLSAVGQFLPSNGEDVACENARKICAAAEAVGATVTLDMEDHTTTDSTLGILRELRGEYPWVGAVLQAYLRRTEQDCRELSGPGSRVRLCKGAYAEPESVAFQEKSEVDKSYVRCLRVLMAGEGYPMVASHDPRMIEIAAALAEENLRRDDDHEFQMLYGIRPEEQTRIAASGARMRVYVPYGDEWYGYFMRRLAERPANLAFFLRGLATRS, from the coding sequence ATGCTGCGTGCCCCGTTGCTCGCCGCCGCCCGCTCGAAGGGCATCCGGCGGCTCGTCGAGGCGGTGCCTGCCACGCGATCCGTGGTGCGCCGGTTCGTCGCCGGGTCCGAGACCGCCCACGCCGTCCGCGTCGCCGGGGAACTGGCGGCGGACGGCCGGCGGATCACCCTCGACCACCTGGGCGAGGACACCACCGACGCCGCGCAGGCCGCGTCGACCGTCGCGGCCTACGAAGCCGTGCTGTCGGCGCTGGCCTCGGAAGGGCTGGCGGACGGTGCCGACGTTTCGGTGAAGCTGTCGGCGGTGGGCCAGTTCCTGCCGTCGAACGGCGAGGACGTCGCGTGCGAGAACGCGCGGAAGATCTGCGCGGCGGCCGAGGCGGTCGGCGCCACCGTGACGCTGGACATGGAGGACCACACCACCACGGACTCGACGCTCGGCATCCTGCGCGAGCTGCGCGGCGAGTACCCGTGGGTCGGCGCGGTGCTGCAGGCCTACCTGCGGCGCACCGAGCAGGACTGCCGGGAGCTGTCCGGGCCGGGGTCGCGCGTACGGCTGTGCAAGGGCGCGTACGCCGAGCCGGAGTCGGTCGCGTTCCAGGAGAAGTCCGAAGTGGACAAGTCCTACGTCCGCTGCCTGCGCGTGCTGATGGCGGGCGAAGGTTACCCGATGGTCGCTTCGCACGACCCGCGGATGATCGAGATCGCCGCCGCGCTGGCCGAGGAGAACCTCCGCCGCGACGACGACCACGAGTTCCAGATGCTCTACGGCATCCGGCCGGAGGAGCAGACGCGGATCGCGGCCTCGGGCGCGCGCATGCGGGTCTACGTGCCCTACGGCGACGAGTGGTACGGCTACTTCATGCGGCGGCTGGCCGAGCGCCCGGCGAACCTGGCGTTCTTCCTGCGCGGGCTCGCGACCAGGTCCTGA
- the pruA gene encoding L-glutamate gamma-semialdehyde dehydrogenase has protein sequence MDAVTQTPAPKNEPVLTYAPGSAERAELEGALKRLGQAEPVDLTVTVGGEQRPGGGEKIDVVQPHNHKHVLGTIHSATAQDATDAIAAAAKAAPEWRSLSYDDRAAILLRAADLLTGPWRATLNAATMLGQSKTATQAEIDAACELADFWRFNVEFGRRVLTEQPISSPGVWNRLEHRPLEGFVYAITPFNFTAIAGNLPTAPALMGNTVLWKPSPTQSFAAHLTMRLLEEAGMPPGVINLLPGDGKAVSEVALTHRDLAGIHFTGSTATFQHLWGTVGANIAGYRSYPRLVGETGGKDFVLAHPSADVDVLRTALVRGAFEYQGQKCSAASRAYVPRSLWTKLKDGLVAETEALSYGDVTDLSHFGGAVIDARAFAKHTALFDSVKDDASVEVLTGGTADDSVGYFVQPTILVSDNPKHEIFSTEYFGPILSVHVYEDGDFDAVLKLVDETAAYALTGAIIANDRTAVAKAAEALRFAAGNFYVNDKPTGAVVGQQPFGGARASGTNDKAGSIFNLQRWTSPRSIKETFVPPTSVRYPHQG, from the coding sequence GTGGACGCCGTGACCCAGACCCCCGCCCCGAAGAACGAGCCGGTGCTGACGTACGCGCCGGGCAGCGCTGAGCGCGCGGAACTCGAGGGTGCGCTCAAGCGGCTGGGCCAGGCGGAACCCGTCGACCTCACGGTCACCGTCGGCGGCGAGCAGCGCCCCGGCGGCGGCGAGAAGATCGACGTCGTCCAGCCGCACAACCACAAGCACGTGCTGGGCACCATCCACAGCGCCACGGCGCAGGACGCCACCGACGCCATCGCGGCCGCCGCGAAGGCCGCGCCGGAGTGGCGCTCGCTGTCCTACGACGACCGCGCCGCGATCCTGCTGCGCGCGGCCGACCTGCTGACCGGCCCGTGGCGCGCCACCCTCAACGCCGCCACCATGCTCGGCCAGTCCAAGACCGCGACCCAGGCCGAGATCGACGCCGCCTGCGAGCTCGCCGACTTCTGGCGCTTCAACGTCGAGTTCGGCCGCCGCGTGCTCACCGAGCAGCCGATCAGCTCGCCGGGCGTGTGGAACCGGCTGGAGCACCGCCCGCTGGAAGGCTTCGTCTACGCGATCACGCCGTTCAACTTCACCGCGATCGCCGGCAACCTGCCGACCGCGCCCGCGCTGATGGGCAACACGGTCCTGTGGAAGCCGTCGCCGACGCAGTCCTTCGCCGCGCACCTGACCATGCGGCTGCTCGAAGAGGCGGGCATGCCCCCGGGCGTCATCAACCTGCTGCCGGGTGACGGCAAGGCCGTCTCCGAGGTCGCCCTGACCCACCGCGACCTGGCCGGCATCCACTTCACCGGCTCGACCGCGACGTTCCAGCACCTGTGGGGCACGGTCGGCGCGAACATCGCGGGCTACCGCTCGTACCCGCGGCTGGTCGGCGAGACCGGCGGCAAGGACTTCGTGCTCGCGCACCCGTCCGCCGACGTCGACGTCCTGCGCACCGCGCTCGTCCGCGGCGCCTTCGAGTACCAGGGCCAGAAGTGCTCCGCGGCTTCGCGCGCGTACGTCCCGCGCAGCCTGTGGACGAAGCTGAAGGACGGCCTGGTCGCCGAGACCGAGGCGCTGTCCTACGGCGACGTCACCGACCTGTCGCACTTCGGCGGCGCGGTCATCGACGCCCGGGCGTTCGCCAAGCACACCGCGCTGTTCGACAGCGTGAAGGACGACGCTTCGGTCGAGGTGCTGACCGGCGGCACCGCCGACGACAGCGTCGGCTACTTCGTGCAGCCGACGATCCTCGTCTCGGACAACCCGAAGCACGAGATCTTCTCGACCGAGTACTTCGGCCCGATCCTGTCGGTGCACGTCTACGAGGACGGCGACTTCGACGCCGTGCTCAAGCTCGTCGACGAGACGGCCGCGTACGCGCTGACCGGCGCGATCATCGCCAACGACCGCACGGCCGTGGCGAAGGCGGCCGAGGCGCTGCGGTTCGCCGCGGGCAACTTCTACGTCAACGACAAGCCGACCGGCGCCGTCGTCGGCCAGCAGCCGTTCGGCGGCGCGCGGGCCTCGGGCACCAACGACAAGGCGGGTTCGATCTTCAACCTGCAGCGCTGGACGAGCCCGCGCTCGATCAAGGAGACGTTCGTGCCGCCGACCTCCGTGCGCTACCCGCACCAGGGCTGA